A stretch of the Lineus longissimus chromosome 12, tnLinLong1.2, whole genome shotgun sequence genome encodes the following:
- the LOC135496937 gene encoding NAD kinase-like isoform X1 has product MSSDSSDEEVARTSSPAHQFKSCKIMVPKLQKPQSNPINITKSESVEIRRRISYPEGVDLQQMRPRVGDDRPLSDDDGKLKRACRPRKRSIYGASPNCNFGPKASIMKNSSSILTIPDPGIQRLTWSKPPVSVLVIKKVFDETVFEPFRCLLRWLLQEKQMVVYVEESVLKEPQIQDNDDFNHLVNLLHTFKEGEDNLNDMIDFIICLGGDGTLLYASSLFQQSVPPVMAFHLGSLGFLTPFQFDDFRDQVTHVLEGHATLTLRSRLKCIMFKKDSEFINCDHINSIESKGGMKHQHTTVLNEVVIGRGQSAYLCNLDLYVEKRLITSVQGDGLIISTPTGSTAYACAAGASVVHPNVPAIVIVPICPHSLSFRPIVIPAGVEIKVTLSESARNTAWVSYDGRNRQELKKGDCVRITTSLHPVPSISFQDQINDWFNSLAECLHWNVRKNQQGFNSTFSGPHESMLSLDSMSLDSSDNNGHDV; this is encoded by the exons ATGAGCTCCGACAGCTCAGATGAGGAGGTGGCTCGCACCAGTAGCCCAGCTCACCAATTCAAATCCTGTAAAATCATGGTACCAAAACTGCAGAAACCACAATCAAACCCCATCAACATTACCAAGAGCGAGAGCGTGGAAATTCGCCGACGAATATCGTATCCGGAAGGCGTTGATCTGCAACAGATGAGGCCGAGGGTCGGCGATGATAGACCACTGTCGGATGATGATGGGAAACTTAAAAGAGCCTGTCGTCC GAGGAAGCGTTCCATATATGGGGCAAGTCCAAATTGTAACTTTGGACCAAAGGCATCGATCATGAAGAACTCGTCTTCAATACT GACGATCCCCGACCCAGGGATACAGCGCCTTACTTGGTCCAAACCTCCAGTCAGCGTTCTCGTCATCAAGAAGGTGTTCGATGAGACTGTATTTGAGCCCTTCAGGTGCTTGTTACGATGGCTCCTTCAG GAGAAACAAATGGTCGTCTACGTTGAAGAGTCAGTATTGAAGGAGCCACAGATACAGGATAATGATGACTTCAACCATCTCGTCAACTTGTTACATACCTTCAAGGAAG GTGAAGACAACTTGAATGACATGATTGATTTTATTATCTGTCTCGGTGGTGATGGAACTCTTCTTTATGCATCCTCCTTATTCCAA CAAAGTGTTCCACCTGTGATGGCATTTCACCTCGGCTCTCTTGGCTTCCTCACACCGTTTCAGTTCGATGATTTCAGGGATCAAGTCACGCATGTCCTTGAAG GTCATGCAACTCTGACATTGCGAAGTCGATTAAAGTGTATCATGTTCAAAAAAGATTCCGAGTTCATCAACTGCGACCATATAAACAGTATCGAGAGTAAAGGAGGGATGAAACACCAGCATACTACA GTGTTGAATGAAGTTGTGATAGGCCGGGGCCAGTCAGCATACCTTTGTAACTTAGATTTATATGTTGAGAAAAGACTCATTACCTCAGTTCAGGGAGATG GTTTGATCATCTCCACACCTACGGGGAGCACTGCTTACGCCTGTGCTGCTGGTGCCTCTGTCGTACATCCTAACGTGCCTGCGATTGTGATTGTTCCTATCTGTCCACATTCTTTGTCATTTAGACCCATCGTCATTCCAGCTGGAGTTGAAATCAAG GTTACGCTATCCGAATCAGCGCGCAACACTGCCTGGGTTTCATATGATGGCAGGAACAGACAGGAATTGAAGAAAGGAGACTG TGTTCGTATAACTACGTCGTTGCATCCCGTGCCATCGATATCTTTCCAGGACCAAATCAACGACTGGTTTAATTCACTTGCCGAATGTCTTCACTGGAACGTGCGGAAAAATCAACAGGGTTTCAATTCGACTTTCTCAGGGCCGCACGAGAGCATGCTAAGTTTAGACTCAATGTCTCTAGACAGTAGTGACAATAATGGCCACGATGTGTGA
- the LOC135496937 gene encoding NAD kinase-like isoform X2 has product MKNSSSILTIPDPGIQRLTWSKPPVSVLVIKKVFDETVFEPFRCLLRWLLQEKQMVVYVEESVLKEPQIQDNDDFNHLVNLLHTFKEGEDNLNDMIDFIICLGGDGTLLYASSLFQQSVPPVMAFHLGSLGFLTPFQFDDFRDQVTHVLEGHATLTLRSRLKCIMFKKDSEFINCDHINSIESKGGMKHQHTTVLNEVVIGRGQSAYLCNLDLYVEKRLITSVQGDGLIISTPTGSTAYACAAGASVVHPNVPAIVIVPICPHSLSFRPIVIPAGVEIKVTLSESARNTAWVSYDGRNRQELKKGDCVRITTSLHPVPSISFQDQINDWFNSLAECLHWNVRKNQQGFNSTFSGPHESMLSLDSMSLDSSDNNGHDV; this is encoded by the exons ATGAAGAACTCGTCTTCAATACT GACGATCCCCGACCCAGGGATACAGCGCCTTACTTGGTCCAAACCTCCAGTCAGCGTTCTCGTCATCAAGAAGGTGTTCGATGAGACTGTATTTGAGCCCTTCAGGTGCTTGTTACGATGGCTCCTTCAG GAGAAACAAATGGTCGTCTACGTTGAAGAGTCAGTATTGAAGGAGCCACAGATACAGGATAATGATGACTTCAACCATCTCGTCAACTTGTTACATACCTTCAAGGAAG GTGAAGACAACTTGAATGACATGATTGATTTTATTATCTGTCTCGGTGGTGATGGAACTCTTCTTTATGCATCCTCCTTATTCCAA CAAAGTGTTCCACCTGTGATGGCATTTCACCTCGGCTCTCTTGGCTTCCTCACACCGTTTCAGTTCGATGATTTCAGGGATCAAGTCACGCATGTCCTTGAAG GTCATGCAACTCTGACATTGCGAAGTCGATTAAAGTGTATCATGTTCAAAAAAGATTCCGAGTTCATCAACTGCGACCATATAAACAGTATCGAGAGTAAAGGAGGGATGAAACACCAGCATACTACA GTGTTGAATGAAGTTGTGATAGGCCGGGGCCAGTCAGCATACCTTTGTAACTTAGATTTATATGTTGAGAAAAGACTCATTACCTCAGTTCAGGGAGATG GTTTGATCATCTCCACACCTACGGGGAGCACTGCTTACGCCTGTGCTGCTGGTGCCTCTGTCGTACATCCTAACGTGCCTGCGATTGTGATTGTTCCTATCTGTCCACATTCTTTGTCATTTAGACCCATCGTCATTCCAGCTGGAGTTGAAATCAAG GTTACGCTATCCGAATCAGCGCGCAACACTGCCTGGGTTTCATATGATGGCAGGAACAGACAGGAATTGAAGAAAGGAGACTG TGTTCGTATAACTACGTCGTTGCATCCCGTGCCATCGATATCTTTCCAGGACCAAATCAACGACTGGTTTAATTCACTTGCCGAATGTCTTCACTGGAACGTGCGGAAAAATCAACAGGGTTTCAATTCGACTTTCTCAGGGCCGCACGAGAGCATGCTAAGTTTAGACTCAATGTCTCTAGACAGTAGTGACAATAATGGCCACGATGTGTGA